A portion of the Paenibacillus hamazuiensis genome contains these proteins:
- a CDS encoding RNA polymerase sigma-70 factor encodes MEVDQLYETYRPLLFSIAYRLLGSVTEAEDTVQETFLAWSERSGRDGAHAEAVRNEKAFLCRIVTNICNDRIRKLSRRRETYIGPWLPEPLIEDAGSPEDACIRKETVQTAYLLMLQQLSEAERTVFVLREAFGFSYDEIAEMMGKSAANCRQIYRRARRGMPANAKPDADPAVRPQSERALNILLEFAHSLERGDIARTLQLLTSDAVLLSDGGGKVKAALNPIHTPERIIAFVTGTAAKLPPEIRMSIRTVNGLPGFVYSLNGAAVYVVSLAIEGDRIAAIYMVSNPDKLIHLNRNRRS; translated from the coding sequence ATGGAAGTAGACCAGCTGTATGAAACATATAGACCGCTGTTGTTTTCAATTGCATACCGGCTGCTCGGCAGCGTGACGGAAGCCGAGGATACCGTGCAGGAAACGTTCCTGGCCTGGAGCGAACGAAGCGGCCGGGACGGTGCCCACGCGGAAGCGGTCCGGAACGAAAAGGCCTTTTTGTGCCGGATCGTTACGAATATATGCAATGACCGGATACGAAAGCTGAGCCGGCGGCGGGAAACGTATATCGGCCCGTGGCTGCCGGAACCTCTGATCGAAGATGCCGGCAGCCCGGAGGATGCCTGCATCCGCAAGGAAACGGTCCAAACCGCTTATCTGCTTATGCTGCAGCAGCTGAGCGAAGCGGAGCGGACCGTCTTTGTGCTCCGGGAGGCGTTCGGCTTCAGCTATGACGAAATCGCCGAGATGATGGGCAAAAGCGCTGCGAACTGCCGGCAAATTTACCGCAGAGCCCGGCGCGGAATGCCGGCAAATGCGAAACCCGACGCCGATCCGGCGGTTCGCCCCCAGAGCGAGCGGGCACTGAATATCCTGCTCGAGTTTGCACATTCGCTCGAACGCGGCGACATAGCTCGCACGCTGCAGCTGCTTACGAGCGATGCCGTTCTGCTCTCCGACGGTGGCGGCAAAGTGAAAGCGGCGCTTAACCCGATACACACCCCGGAGCGGATCATCGCTTTTGTCACCGGTACCGCAGCCAAGCTGCCGCCGGAAATCCGCATGTCGATCCGCACCGTCAACGGGCTGCCCGGCTTTGTTTATTCATTGAACGGCGCAGCGGTATATGTCGTTTCCCTCGCAATCGAGGGCGACCGCATTGCGGCAATTTATATGGTTTCGAACCCCGACAAGTTGATTCACTTGAATCGAAATCGCAGGAGTTAA
- a CDS encoding Gfo/Idh/MocA family protein, which yields MKPIKLGMVGSGDISNRFFDQAAKLEHVEFAATCARRLENAGKKARTYGVPRWYDDYRKMMDAEELDAVVVTTPHSVHAEVVLAALERGLHVLNEKPMATRFDDCRSMVELAEEKGLIFMSLPYDLNPAFTTALNYVNEETIGKITGAEAQLNIPGPGRDNWYYNREISHGGAVLDCLVYPVSRLITLLGPARSVTAEVGTLIPNRIVDGGKRIHSDVDDNVTLIVEFAGGQHAVIRSLWGTSIKQNNTLIYGRKGTVALNDSGFPLVVHSPHAPIGDAEQVAWRGYADCYAPRLLDPPDSERDIMSHFVHCLRSGQQPKQHGRLQLHVHEVLFGAYESAASGRRYELTTTFEAWNKLPASIFDTKSEFI from the coding sequence ATGAAGCCGATCAAGCTGGGAATGGTAGGCAGCGGAGATATCAGCAACCGGTTTTTCGATCAGGCGGCGAAGCTGGAGCACGTCGAGTTTGCGGCGACGTGCGCAAGGCGCCTCGAAAACGCCGGGAAGAAAGCAAGGACTTATGGGGTCCCGAGGTGGTACGACGATTACCGAAAAATGATGGATGCCGAAGAGCTGGACGCCGTCGTCGTCACGACGCCCCATTCGGTGCATGCCGAAGTGGTGCTGGCAGCGCTGGAGCGGGGACTTCACGTGCTCAACGAAAAGCCGATGGCGACCCGGTTCGACGATTGCCGCAGCATGGTGGAGCTGGCCGAGGAGAAGGGTCTTATTTTCATGAGCCTGCCGTACGACCTGAATCCGGCTTTCACGACTGCGCTGAACTATGTAAACGAGGAAACGATCGGCAAAATTACCGGGGCGGAAGCGCAGCTCAACATCCCCGGGCCGGGGCGCGACAACTGGTATTATAACCGCGAAATTTCGCACGGCGGTGCCGTTCTCGACTGCCTCGTCTATCCGGTCAGCCGCCTCATTACGCTGCTCGGGCCGGCGCGCAGCGTTACGGCGGAGGTAGGGACGCTGATCCCGAACCGCATCGTGGACGGGGGCAAGCGCATACATAGCGATGTAGACGACAACGTGACGCTCATCGTGGAATTTGCCGGAGGGCAGCATGCGGTCATTCGCTCGCTGTGGGGCACCTCCATCAAGCAAAACAATACGCTGATCTACGGGCGCAAAGGAACCGTTGCGCTGAACGACAGCGGGTTCCCGCTTGTCGTTCACTCTCCGCATGCGCCTATCGGGGATGCGGAGCAAGTCGCATGGCGCGGTTATGCCGACTGCTATGCTCCGAGGCTGCTCGACCCGCCGGATTCGGAGCGGGACATCATGAGCCACTTCGTCCACTGCCTGCGCTCCGGCCAGCAGCCTAAGCAGCACGGACGGCTTCAGCTTCACGTGCACGAGGTCCTGTTCGGCGCCTACGAATCCGCGGCCAGCGGACGGCGCTACGAGCTGACCACGACGTTCGAAGCGTGGAACAAGCTGCCGGCCTCAATTTTCGATACGAAAAGCGAATTTATTTAG
- a CDS encoding cytochrome-c oxidase, which produces MGPRLIKIASLYFVFGVFFGMFMSITHHLEYGSVHAHINLVGWVSLCLAGLIYSVYPQSGETKLAKTHFWLHNIGLPIMMIGLALLVSGVAGTEPIIAVGGTLTAIGVLLFVINIFKTVNAAAFIGKTQGQNKTTSL; this is translated from the coding sequence ATGGGTCCGAGGTTAATTAAAATCGCTTCGCTTTATTTTGTATTCGGCGTGTTTTTCGGCATGTTCATGTCCATCACACATCATCTGGAGTACGGTTCGGTTCACGCACACATCAATCTGGTAGGCTGGGTGTCGCTCTGTTTGGCCGGCTTGATTTACAGCGTATACCCGCAATCGGGAGAAACGAAGCTGGCCAAGACGCATTTTTGGCTGCATAACATCGGTTTGCCGATCATGATGATCGGGCTGGCTCTGCTCGTGAGCGGGGTGGCCGGAACGGAGCCGATTATTGCGGTAGGCGGCACTTTGACGGCGATCGGTGTTCTGCTGTTCGTCATCAATATTTTCAAGACGGTGAACGCGGCGGCTTTCATCGGCAAGACACAAGGCCAAAACAAAACGACATCGCTGTAA
- a CDS encoding substrate-binding domain-containing protein has protein sequence MRKLIMVYVLLLACFASYVYFEYVRVASPGAWNEPSQGLKGTHNEKYVLVTFQSGIDYWKNVLKGFEDAAEALDVSVEYRGATQYDVHEEITVLEQVIAKKPAGIAVTAINPDELTSTINKAVEAGIPVVLFDSGASKSKAYSFLATDNYSAGVTAARKMAELTEQQGKIAIITSPGQLNHKERTSGFTDTIRSEFPNMQVVGVENGQGDSIVSDQAARKLMGMYPDLAGIFVTEANGGVGVAAAVSDAGKTGKLKIIGFDTDKGTLDLVKKGAISATLAQGTWNMGYWSLMHLFHLNHNKSQQIPVPPHVDTGITVVTQSNVDQFYAK, from the coding sequence ATGCGCAAATTGATCATGGTATATGTGCTGCTTTTGGCTTGCTTTGCAAGCTATGTCTATTTCGAGTACGTGCGGGTCGCTTCGCCTGGAGCGTGGAACGAACCCAGCCAGGGACTGAAGGGGACCCATAACGAAAAATATGTCCTCGTCACATTTCAGTCGGGCATCGATTATTGGAAAAACGTCCTCAAGGGCTTCGAAGATGCGGCGGAAGCGTTGGACGTATCGGTGGAGTACCGGGGTGCCACGCAATACGACGTACACGAAGAAATTACGGTGCTGGAGCAGGTTATCGCCAAAAAACCGGCCGGCATCGCCGTGACGGCGATCAATCCCGACGAGCTGACGAGTACGATCAACAAGGCGGTCGAGGCGGGGATCCCGGTCGTCCTGTTCGATTCGGGCGCTTCCAAAAGCAAGGCGTATTCGTTCCTCGCGACCGACAATTACAGCGCGGGGGTCACGGCGGCGCGGAAGATGGCGGAGCTGACGGAGCAGCAGGGCAAGATCGCGATCATTACGTCGCCGGGTCAACTGAACCATAAGGAAAGAACGTCCGGTTTCACGGATACGATCCGTTCGGAATTCCCGAACATGCAGGTCGTGGGCGTCGAAAACGGCCAAGGGGATTCCATCGTGTCCGACCAGGCGGCGCGCAAGCTGATGGGCATGTATCCGGATTTGGCGGGTATATTCGTAACGGAAGCCAACGGCGGGGTGGGGGTGGCCGCCGCCGTCAGCGATGCGGGAAAAACCGGAAAACTTAAGATCATCGGCTTCGATACCGACAAAGGCACTCTCGATCTGGTCAAAAAAGGAGCGATCTCCGCCACTTTGGCGCAGGGCACCTGGAATATGGGATATTGGTCGCTGATGCATTTATTCCATTTGAACCATAACAAATCGCAGCAAATCCCGGTTCCGCCCCATGTCGATACAGGCATAACGGTCGTGACGCAAAGCAATGTCGATCAATTTTACGCCAAATGA
- a CDS encoding FAD-dependent oxidoreductase: MDRNKRDIVVVGGGLGGWIAAVYAARAGKRVLLAEKANAFGGRAGTVVRDGVALNLGAHAVYRDGELPAILKELGIVPAGGVPASAGHGVWNGGIHTLPGSPMSLLATRMLSWRGKVELGRIMAKVKKLDENRLPAGTLREWAERNIREPQARHLIYTLCRTASYAHRPDIQLAGPVVRQIKHVLNGGVLYVDGGWQTMIDSLRKTAEATGRVEAVSGKAVLKVSKAERLYEDLADSPENGRFAVRFADGETVVADGVILAVPPAECCRIFEGADRTVLEIWRKQARPVTSACLDLVMRKLPRPDIQFVMGVDSPFLFTNLSRASKLSDNGLIAVSMLKYHGAAQPDAERDRADIERTLDLLQPGWRQEVVGRQYLPNMIVVHDHPHAMRTSIPGPAVSEMPGLYVAGDWAGHRELLADAAAASAKRAAEACLREVSQYTAGGGRNGSRPAV; encoded by the coding sequence ATGGATCGAAACAAAAGGGATATCGTTGTGGTTGGTGGCGGACTCGGCGGCTGGATAGCCGCCGTTTATGCGGCGAGAGCGGGCAAGCGGGTATTGCTCGCGGAAAAGGCGAATGCGTTCGGCGGAAGGGCGGGGACGGTCGTACGGGATGGCGTGGCGCTTAATTTGGGTGCGCACGCCGTCTACCGGGACGGCGAGCTGCCCGCCATTCTTAAGGAGCTGGGTATCGTGCCGGCCGGCGGCGTTCCCGCTTCAGCAGGCCATGGCGTTTGGAACGGCGGGATCCACACGCTGCCGGGATCGCCGATGTCACTGCTGGCGACACGGATGCTCTCCTGGCGCGGGAAGGTCGAGCTCGGCCGGATCATGGCCAAAGTGAAAAAACTGGACGAAAACCGGCTTCCTGCCGGTACTTTGAGAGAGTGGGCGGAACGCAACATCCGCGAGCCGCAGGCGCGGCACCTCATCTATACGCTTTGCCGGACGGCTTCTTACGCGCACCGGCCGGACATTCAGCTGGCCGGGCCGGTGGTTAGGCAGATCAAGCACGTATTGAACGGTGGTGTGCTTTACGTGGACGGCGGATGGCAAACCATGATCGACAGCCTCCGGAAGACGGCGGAGGCAACCGGAAGAGTCGAAGCCGTGAGCGGGAAAGCCGTGCTGAAGGTGAGCAAAGCGGAACGACTGTATGAGGATTTGGCCGATTCGCCGGAAAACGGCAGGTTCGCGGTGCGGTTCGCTGACGGTGAAACGGTGGTTGCGGATGGAGTCATTTTGGCGGTGCCGCCTGCCGAATGCTGCCGTATCTTCGAAGGCGCGGATCGCACCGTGCTGGAAATATGGCGCAAGCAGGCACGGCCGGTCACGTCGGCTTGCCTTGACCTGGTCATGCGGAAGCTTCCGCGGCCGGACATTCAGTTCGTCATGGGCGTCGATTCGCCGTTTCTGTTTACGAATTTGTCGCGGGCTTCCAAGCTAAGCGATAACGGGCTTATTGCCGTCTCCATGCTCAAATATCACGGCGCCGCCCAGCCGGACGCCGAGCGGGATAGAGCGGACATCGAACGCACGCTCGATTTATTGCAGCCCGGCTGGCGGCAGGAGGTCGTGGGCCGTCAATATTTGCCGAACATGATCGTCGTCCACGATCATCCGCATGCGATGCGCACCTCGATTCCTGGCCCCGCCGTTTCGGAAATGCCGGGGCTCTATGTGGCGGGAGACTGGGCGGGACACCGCGAGCTGCTGGCCGACGCCGCGGCAGCAAGCGCAAAACGCGCCGCCGAGGCTTGCCTTCGCGAGGTATCGCAATATACGGCAGGGGGAGGAAGGAATGGAAGTAGACCAGCTGTATGA
- a CDS encoding FAD-dependent oxidoreductase, which yields MTNFTGKAIIIGAGIGGLSCAIALQREGWQVAVFEEKSSFAEAGAGIALAANAMKALDKLGVSGRIRSEGALVGRAEIRTWEGKPLTALPVSEQAGRYGTHSYLIHRASLHRILLNELEDKGTFVRLNKKLLAFEQDGNKAAAIFADGTREEGDFLIGADGIHSSVRKQLFGPDKMRYAGYVALRGTCSFKDERFSMEEGGGFEAWGPGKRFGCSRLGQGLTFWFAALNSPEGVHIPPAERKREALRHFRGWFEPIESVIESTDESAILAHDIFDRKPLSRWTRGRVTLLGDAAHPMLPNLGQGGAQAMEDAIVLARALQEHKVPEALQVYEAKRIPRTTEVVRQSRRMGRLVQLENPLAIGVRNVLLRAVSPRMQMQRLHWLIGYEC from the coding sequence ATGACGAATTTCACCGGAAAGGCGATCATCATCGGCGCGGGAATCGGCGGACTGAGCTGCGCTATCGCGCTGCAAAGGGAAGGCTGGCAGGTTGCCGTTTTCGAGGAGAAAAGCTCGTTTGCGGAGGCCGGCGCCGGTATCGCTCTGGCTGCGAACGCGATGAAAGCGCTGGATAAGCTTGGGGTGTCCGGGCGGATTCGCTCGGAAGGAGCGCTGGTCGGCAGGGCGGAGATACGCACCTGGGAAGGCAAGCCGCTGACCGCTCTGCCCGTCTCCGAACAAGCCGGGCGTTACGGGACGCACAGTTATCTCATACACCGGGCCAGCTTGCACCGTATTTTGCTGAACGAGCTGGAGGATAAGGGAACGTTCGTTCGTTTAAACAAAAAGCTGCTTGCGTTTGAGCAGGACGGAAATAAAGCGGCGGCGATATTTGCGGACGGCACCCGGGAGGAAGGCGATTTTCTGATCGGAGCGGACGGGATCCATTCTTCGGTGCGAAAACAACTTTTCGGACCCGACAAGATGCGATATGCCGGGTATGTGGCGCTACGGGGTACATGTTCGTTTAAGGACGAACGGTTTTCGATGGAAGAAGGCGGAGGCTTTGAGGCGTGGGGCCCCGGCAAACGGTTCGGCTGCTCCCGGCTCGGACAAGGCCTCACCTTTTGGTTCGCCGCACTCAATTCCCCCGAAGGAGTCCATATCCCGCCGGCTGAAAGGAAACGAGAGGCACTCCGGCACTTTCGAGGATGGTTCGAGCCGATCGAATCGGTGATCGAGTCCACCGATGAATCGGCCATCCTCGCCCACGATATATTCGACCGCAAGCCCCTTTCAAGGTGGACCCGCGGGCGGGTTACTTTGCTCGGCGACGCCGCGCACCCGATGCTGCCGAACCTCGGTCAAGGAGGCGCGCAGGCGATGGAGGACGCGATCGTTCTTGCGCGTGCGTTACAAGAGCACAAGGTGCCGGAAGCTTTGCAGGTTTACGAAGCAAAAAGGATTCCGCGGACAACGGAGGTTGTTCGGCAATCCAGACGGATGGGACGTTTGGTGCAGCTGGAAAATCCGCTTGCGATCGGAGTGAGAAACGTTTTGCTCAGAGCCGTTTCGCCACGGATGCAGATGCAGCGGCTGCATTGGCTGATCGGATACGAATGTTAA